The window TCAGGCTCAGGCTCAGGCTCAGGCTCAGGCTCAGGCTCAGGCTCAGGCTCAGGCTCAGGCTCAGGCTCAGGCTCAGGGATAAACTGCTGTGGCGCTTCCTCTAGCGGCGGTTCTTCGACAGGCGGAGCAATGTCCCCGGCTGGGGGCGACTGCTCGGCAAGCACCTCCTGCGTCTGGCCTTCGGCTTCAGTCTCCTCATCGGAGACGACCTTTTTCTTGCCGAACGAAAAAACCTTCTTGATGAAACCGAGTGCCATCTTTCGCCGCCGTTTCTAAATCAGGCCGCCGCGCGGGCGTCGTGGCCGCAAAGCCGTTGCCCGTCATGGCCGGTTATCTGCAATGGCACGATTGTGCCAGGCTGGCCGCCGCTCGTCTCGACCAGGGTGAAATTTTCTGACCGTCCGAGCCCCTCGCGCTCGATCAGGACGTTTTGAGCGCTGCCGACCATGCTCTCGAGATGACGCCGATGAGCCTCTTCGCCCTTTTCGCGAAGCCGGGCGGCGCGGGTCTTGATCAAGCCCCTGTCGAGCTGTGGCATGCGGGCCGCCGGCGTTCCCTCACGCGGCGAGAACGGGAAGACATGCAGGAATGACAGGCCGCATTCATCGACCAGGGACAGGGCGTTTTCGAACATCGTTTCTGTTTCGGTCGGAAAGCCGGCGATCAGATCGGCGCCGAGCGCCATGCCGGGCCGCAGGCTTTTGACTTCGTTGCAGAAGGCAATGGACTGATCGCGCAGGTGCCGGCGCTTCATGCGCTTCAAAATCATATCGTCGCCGTGCTGGAGCGAGAGATGCAGATAGGGCATGAAACGCGGCTCGTTGGCGATCAGATCCATCAGATGATCGTCCGCCTCGATCGAGTCGATCGAAGACAGCCGCAGGCGGGCAAGGTCGGGCACCTGCTCTAGGATTGTTCGGGCAAGAAGGCCGAGTGACGGTGTGCCGGGCAGATCGGCGCCATAGCTTGTGGCGTCGACACCGGTGATAACCACTTCCAGATAGCCATTGCCGACCAAACGCCTCACCTGCTCGACCACGGCGCCCATTGGCACCGAGCGGGAATTGCCCCGGCCATAGGGTATGATGCAGAAAGTGCAGCGATGGTCGCAGCCGTTCTGCACCTGAACGAAGGCGCGTGCGCGTCCCTCGATGGCGTCAACCATTTGCGGGGCCGTCGCCTTGACGCTCATGATGTCGTTGACGCGGATTTTTTCCTGCGCAGACACCCCGAAATCCGGCAGTTTCCGGTAGCTGCTGCTTTTCAGCTTTTCCTCATTGCCGAGAACCGCATCGACCTCGTCCATCTCGGCAAAGGCAGCAGCCTCTGTCTGTGCGGCGCAGCCGGTGACGATGATGCGGGCATGGGGATTGTCGCGGCGGGCGCGGCGGATTGCCTGTTTTGCCTGGCGCACGGCCTCGCCGGTTACGGCGCATGTGTTGACCACGATGGCGTTGTTGAGGCCGGCCTTTTCCGCCTCGCCGCGCATGACCTGCGATTCATAGGTGTTGAGGCGGCAGCCGAAAGTGATGATGTCGACACCGCTCACGCCCGGTTCTCCCCTTGCGGTGCATCGGGTTGCCAATGGCCGGTCGAGGGATCGAGCTGGCCGGAAAACTCCCATTCGGCGGGGCCGGTCATCGTCACCTTGTTGTTGTCCTCGTTCCAGTCGATGAGAAGCGGACCGCCCGGCACATTGACCGTGACGCGCCGTTCGGTTCTGCCGATGCGTGCGGCGGAAACAGCTGCCGCACAAGCCGCCGATCCACAGGCCCGGGTGAGGCCTGCCCCGCGTTCCCAGGTGCGCAGATCAAGCTCGTCCCTGGAGCGGATCCGGGCAATGGATATGTTTGCCCGCTCGGGAAAGACCGGATGGCTTTCAAGCAGCGGTCCGAAGCGGTCGAGATCATAGGAATTGACATCGTCGTCGACCCAGAACACCGCATGCGGATTGCCCATGGAGACAGCCGATGGCGAGTGCAGTACCGGCGCGTCGATCGGGCCGACCTGCAACTCGATCATGCGGGTGTCGCGAAATTCCTCGCCAAGCGGAATCTTTTCCCAGTTGAATTCCGGCGTGCCCATGTCGACGGATATCATGCCGTCTTCATGTTCGCGTGCATTCAGGATCCCGGCGACGGTCTGAAAGGTGAAAATCTGCTTGCCGGTTTCAGCGCCCAGGGCCTGAACGACGCATCGTGTACCGTTGCCGCAGGACTGTGCCTTGGAGCCGTCCGAATTGAGGATGTCGATATAGGCGTCCGTTCCCTTGATGCGCGGGTCGTGGATCGCCATGATCTGGTCGAAGGCGGTGGCCTTGTCGCCTGCGAGCGCAATGGCGGCCTCAGGCAACACGAAATCGGCGCGGCCACGCATATCGACCACGAGAATCTCGTTTCCCAGTCCGTTCATTTTTGCGAATTGAACCATTCCGGCCATCGGCCTGTCCTTTCAGGACGCTATATGGCCGAACTCATTGCAAATTACCAGATGCTGCCTTGCCGTCCGTCTGGCCGGTCCGCGACGTCGACGGCGGAATGTCCCAGCTTTCGCCGGGCCGCAGGGTTCTGAAGCGTGCCGGATCGACACTTTTCTGCGCCAGCGCGGCGGCCAACGCCTCAAGTGGCGCTTCGATCGCCTCATTGGTCAGCTGAAACGTTCCCCAATGGTGCCCGACTGCATGATCGGCGGCGCACAGTTCCAGTCCTTCTACGGCCTCCAACGGGTTTTGATGGTGATCCTTCATGAACCAGCGGGGCTCATAGGCGCCGATCGGCAGGATTGCCAGGCGGAAACCGCCATATTTTTCAAAGGCCATCTTGTAGTTGGTGCCGTCATGGAAGCCGGTGTCGCCGATATGGTAGATGCGCCCGGCTGGCGTCTCCAGAACAAAGGCGGCCCAAAGAGCCATGCGACGGTCGCGGCTGCCGCGGGCGGACCAATGGTGGCATGGTTCGAAATGGATACGCACGCCGCCCGCCAGATCGAGGGCATCGCCCCAATCGCCGGTCTCGATCTGCATATCCGGCACCGACGCATGAACGATGCGATCGTTTCCAAGCGGCGTGATCACCAGGGGACGGTGGTGTTTGTGAAGGCGCGCAAGGGTCCCGATGTCTAGATGATCGTAGTGGTTATGCGTCAGGAGCACGAGATCGATATCCGGCAGGCGGTCGAAAGCGATACCGGGCGCATTGATGCGTTTGGGGCCGATGAAGGAGAAAGGGGAAACACGCCGCGACCAGACCGGATCGGTCAGGATATTGAGGCCCGCGACCTGGATCAGCATGCTGGCATGCCCGATCATGGTGATCCTCAACCCGTCGCCATCTACCGTGGCATCGGGCATGGCATCGCCGACCGGGCTTTCGTAGCTTGGCGGCCACGGGTTGCGCTTTTCGCCGAACTGCCATTTTAGCAGATCACGCAGGCCGTTTGGCGGCCTGCCACCCGGATTGAAGAACCGGATGCCGTCGAAATGGTCGGAGGCCGGACCCTGATAGTATTTGTTGACAGGCTTCTTCTTGCCGCCGCGTCCAGAAACGGGTGGATCGGGGTGATTGTTCCTTTGATCCATGATCATGAGATAATCGGTGCAAACCGAGATTCAAGTCAATCATGCACTAGACCGGGTCCAGCGGCAGGTAGGGCCTGTCCTTCACCTTGCCGATGACCACTGATGTCTCGATGCCGGAAACGCCCGGCAGTTCAGCCAGCACCTCACGCAGATAGCGGTTGTAATCCGTCATTCCCGCCAGGCGCAGCATGAGGATATAATCGTGCGGGCCGGTTATGAGGTCGCAGCGTTGGACCTCCGGCAGCGCCATGATCCGGGATTCAAAGTCGGATATCGTCTTGCGGTCGCGGTTCAGAAGTTTGATGAACACGTAGATCGCCAGTTCCAATCCGCATTTTTCAGCATCGATGTCGGCGCGTACGCCGCGTATCACACCGGTTTCTTCCAGCCGGCGGATACGCCGGCGTGTCGGTGTGGGCGACAGGCCGACCGCCTGTGCAACGGTTTCAACGCTTGCCCGGCCGTCGCGGGTCAGCCTTGCAATTATCTTCCGGTCAATATTGTCGATCATTTTAGCGGAAAACCTCTATATCGATCCCGTATAATAGCAAAATAAGCGGGAAACGGCCAATCTACTCAGCATAAACTCCTCATTGGAGGAGGCGTTCCATGTCTTCAAAAAAAACCTTCCGCCGAACCGAAATCGGCGGTCATGAACTTCATCCGTCAACCCAGATGATGTCCTACGGCTATGAACCGTCCATGTCGGAAGGGGCTGTGAAGCCGCCGGTTTTCCTGACATCGACCTTTGCATTTCAGTCGGCGGAAGAAGGTGCGGCGTTCTTCGATGTCGTGGCGGGCCGCAAACCCGCGCCGGAGGAAGGCGGGGCCGGCGGGCTTGTCTACAGCCGTTTCAATCATCCGAATACGGAAATTGTCGAAGACAGGCTCGCATTGTTCGATGGCGCCGAGACGGCTTTGCTGACCTCATCCGGCATGGCGGCGATCAGCGCCATATTCCTGACTTTTCTGCGGCCCGGCGACTCCATCGTTCACTACACCCCGCTTTATGGCGGAACCGAATCGCTGATCGGCAAGGTGCTGCCGGGTTGGGGCATCAAGCCGATCCCCTTTGTGGACGGGCTGTCAGAAGGCGCGCTGATCTACACGCTGGAAAAGGCGGCGCGTCACGGGCCGGTGAAACTGCTTTATCTGGAGACGCCCGCCAATCCGACCAACGCAATGATCGATCTCGCAATGGCGCGCAGGGTTGTCGATACGTGGTCGAAAAGCTCCGGTCACCGGCCGCTGATTGTCTGCGACAACACCATGCTCGGGCCGGTGTTTCAAAAGCCTATTTCGCTCGGAACGGATATCTGCGTCTACTCGCTGACCAAATATGTCGGGGGGCACAGCGATCTGATCGCCGGCGGTATTACGGGTTCGAGGGATGTCTTGCATCCGGTGAGGATGACCCGCAGCGCCTTTGGGTTTCAGCTGGACCCGCATTCGTCGTGGATGCTTGCCCGCTCCATGGAGACCATGACGCTGCGCATGGAAAAGGCTGCCGACACAGGACGGCGCGTGGCTGACTGGCTTTCCATGAACACGATCATTCCATGCCGGGTTCTGCATCCCGAACACAATGCGGACGAACAGGCGCGCGCGGTCTATGACAGCCAGTGCAGCGGGCCTGGGTCGACCTTCTCATTCGTCGTCGAGGATGACCGTGCACTTGCCTTTCGCATTCTCAATGCGCTGCAGCTCTTCAAGCTGGCGGTCAGTCTCGGCGGAACGGAATCGCTTGTCTGTCATCCGGCCTCGACAACCCATTCGGGCGTGCCGCCGGTGGCGCGCGAGGCAGCCGGAGTGAGTGAAGGACTTGTCAGGCTGTCGGTTGGCCTGGAGCAGGCGGAGGATCTGATCGAGGATCTGAAGCAGGCCTTCACCAAGGCCTCAAACGGTGTTCTTTCTCTTGCTGGATGAACAATCGGGGCGAGCCTTGCTCTAGCGATCGGTCCAGCGCAGTGCCATTTCAGCCTTGTTCTGATAGGTCGCCTCAAAAATCGGAGCGGCCTGCGTCATTTCCATATGCAGCGTTTCCGAGCCGCAATTGCTGAAGCCGTGGCGGCATCCGGCGGGTATGATGACCGATTGCCCAGCCCTAAGGGTTTCGGTTTCGTCGTTCACCCAGACCTTGGCCATACCGTCGACCACGCGGATGACTTCTTCAACGGCATGGACATGAGTCGGCGCGCCGCATCCGGGGGCGGACCATTGGTCGAATATGCATAATTGACGGCAACCGGTCAGCAGTGAGGTGCGCATGCGCGTCGTGACGCCCGGCCACCATTCCTCCATTGGCTGGCTATCCTGGTCGATGATCCTCATCGGCGCCTCCCGCACCATCAAATTAACGGATTGATTATCAACCGGCGATCACGCCGGGTTCAAGTGAATTGATGCGCATGAGTGCAACGAACTGGTATTCTTGAATCGCCTTCCCGGCTAATGTGGCATTTGCAACACAGCTGCCGCCTGCCATATGGAGACACGCGTTGTCTGCAATAGAACTTGTCACGAAACAGTTCCGCAATACAAAGCGGCTGGACCAATTGCCAAAGCGCGTCCAAGAGGCGCTTGAAACGCGGGAACGCGCCAATGAAATCATGGCGCGCCTCATACAGCTCACCATCGTTATCCTGTTTTCGGTGATTTACATCGTCAGCCCGAAAACCAGTCCGGACGAGGCCTTTTCACCGGTTCCCCTGGTGCTCGGCGCCTATCTGATCATCAGCGTGATCGGTCTTATCTGGTCGATGCGTTACAGGCTGCCGCACTGGTCGGTCTACGGCTCCATCCTTTTCGACTTCGGACTGCTGTACAGTCTGATGATCAGTTTTCATCTTCAGTATATGCAGCCGGCATCCTTCATCCTGAAAGCGCCGACGCTGCTTTATGTGTTCATTTTCATCGCCATTCGTGCCCTGCGGTTCGAGGCGCGGTTCGTTATTGCCGCCGGTGCCATGGCAGCGGTGGGCTGGGGCGTGATGATCTTTTATGTGACGCGCATCGACCCCGGCGATAACATGCTGACGCGCTCCTATGTGGAATATCTTACTTCCAATTCCATTTTGATCGGAGCGGAGGTCGACAAGATCCTTTCTATCCTGTTGGTCACCGGTGTTTTGACGCTTGTCGTCAATGCGTCCAAGAACCTTCTGGTCAGCGCTGTGACAGAGGAGCAGGCGGCGAGCGATCTGTCGCGGTTTTTCGACACCAGCATTGCCAGCGGGATACGCCAGAGCGCCGACAGGCTGGAGGCCGGAGAGGGCGAAAACCGTGAGGCGGCGATCCTTTTTGTCGACATTCGCGGCTTCACCCGCACCGCCGCGACCATGGAAGCCTCCGACGTCATGCGTACACTGTCGCGTTATCACAGCCGTGTCGTTCCCATTATTCAGGAGTGCGGGGGTGTGATCGACAAATTCATGGGCGATGGGATCATGGCGACGTTCAGCTTTGACGGTGACCGTGCCGAGGCGTCGTTACGGGCCGTGGTTGCGGCTGAACGCATCCTTCGGGACGCCGATCTCTGGGACACCCAGGAACCGGCGCTCAAGGCGATCGGTCAAAACGGTATCGGAATAGGTATAGCATCGGGCCCCGTGGCGTTTGGGGCGGTCGGGCAGGAGAACCGTCTGGAAATCACGGTTATCGGATCGGCGGTTAATCATTGCGCCAAGCTGGAAAAACACAACAAAGTCCTGGGTACGCGCTTGATTGCAGCGGTTGATACCTGGCGGGATGCGCTTTCCAAGGGTTATCACGGCGGTCTGACAGCCGAGATAAGAGCCGACAGTCTGGAGGGCATTGTGCAGCCGCAGGAGATTGCGGTTCTGTCGCTAAAGGACGAAACGTCTCCGGTGTCGGAAGACGAGGGCGAAAGGATTGCCACCGTTCCTGCTGGCGTCAAACCTCAAACGGCTCCCAACTGAACCCGCGCAAAGCGCGGCTTTGCATCAGAATTCGTCCCAGTTGTCCTGATCGGCTGCCGGTGCCTTTGCGGTATTGCCTGCCGGCTTGAAGGCGCTGGTCAGTGCCCTGACCATCTTGTGAGCGGGC is drawn from Hoeflea prorocentri and contains these coding sequences:
- the mtaB gene encoding tRNA (N(6)-L-threonylcarbamoyladenosine(37)-C(2))-methylthiotransferase MtaB, which encodes MSGVDIITFGCRLNTYESQVMRGEAEKAGLNNAIVVNTCAVTGEAVRQAKQAIRRARRDNPHARIIVTGCAAQTEAAAFAEMDEVDAVLGNEEKLKSSSYRKLPDFGVSAQEKIRVNDIMSVKATAPQMVDAIEGRARAFVQVQNGCDHRCTFCIIPYGRGNSRSVPMGAVVEQVRRLVGNGYLEVVITGVDATSYGADLPGTPSLGLLARTILEQVPDLARLRLSSIDSIEADDHLMDLIANEPRFMPYLHLSLQHGDDMILKRMKRRHLRDQSIAFCNEVKSLRPGMALGADLIAGFPTETETMFENALSLVDECGLSFLHVFPFSPREGTPAARMPQLDRGLIKTRAARLREKGEEAHRRHLESMVGSAQNVLIEREGLGRSENFTLVETSGGQPGTIVPLQITGHDGQRLCGHDARAAA
- the dapF gene encoding diaminopimelate epimerase, translating into MAGMVQFAKMNGLGNEILVVDMRGRADFVLPEAAIALAGDKATAFDQIMAIHDPRIKGTDAYIDILNSDGSKAQSCGNGTRCVVQALGAETGKQIFTFQTVAGILNAREHEDGMISVDMGTPEFNWEKIPLGEEFRDTRMIELQVGPIDAPVLHSPSAVSMGNPHAVFWVDDDVNSYDLDRFGPLLESHPVFPERANISIARIRSRDELDLRTWERGAGLTRACGSAACAAAVSAARIGRTERRVTVNVPGGPLLIDWNEDNNKVTMTGPAEWEFSGQLDPSTGHWQPDAPQGENRA
- a CDS encoding MBL fold metallo-hydrolase, encoding MIMDQRNNHPDPPVSGRGGKKKPVNKYYQGPASDHFDGIRFFNPGGRPPNGLRDLLKWQFGEKRNPWPPSYESPVGDAMPDATVDGDGLRITMIGHASMLIQVAGLNILTDPVWSRRVSPFSFIGPKRINAPGIAFDRLPDIDLVLLTHNHYDHLDIGTLARLHKHHRPLVITPLGNDRIVHASVPDMQIETGDWGDALDLAGGVRIHFEPCHHWSARGSRDRRMALWAAFVLETPAGRIYHIGDTGFHDGTNYKMAFEKYGGFRLAILPIGAYEPRWFMKDHHQNPLEAVEGLELCAADHAVGHHWGTFQLTNEAIEAPLEALAAALAQKSVDPARFRTLRPGESWDIPPSTSRTGQTDGKAASGNLQ
- a CDS encoding Lrp/AsnC family transcriptional regulator, translating into MIDNIDRKIIARLTRDGRASVETVAQAVGLSPTPTRRRIRRLEETGVIRGVRADIDAEKCGLELAIYVFIKLLNRDRKTISDFESRIMALPEVQRCDLITGPHDYILMLRLAGMTDYNRYLREVLAELPGVSGIETSVVIGKVKDRPYLPLDPV
- a CDS encoding cystathionine gamma-synthase family protein codes for the protein MSSKKTFRRTEIGGHELHPSTQMMSYGYEPSMSEGAVKPPVFLTSTFAFQSAEEGAAFFDVVAGRKPAPEEGGAGGLVYSRFNHPNTEIVEDRLALFDGAETALLTSSGMAAISAIFLTFLRPGDSIVHYTPLYGGTESLIGKVLPGWGIKPIPFVDGLSEGALIYTLEKAARHGPVKLLYLETPANPTNAMIDLAMARRVVDTWSKSSGHRPLIVCDNTMLGPVFQKPISLGTDICVYSLTKYVGGHSDLIAGGITGSRDVLHPVRMTRSAFGFQLDPHSSWMLARSMETMTLRMEKAADTGRRVADWLSMNTIIPCRVLHPEHNADEQARAVYDSQCSGPGSTFSFVVEDDRALAFRILNALQLFKLAVSLGGTESLVCHPASTTHSGVPPVAREAAGVSEGLVRLSVGLEQAEDLIEDLKQAFTKASNGVLSLAG
- a CDS encoding cupin domain-containing protein translates to MRIIDQDSQPMEEWWPGVTTRMRTSLLTGCRQLCIFDQWSAPGCGAPTHVHAVEEVIRVVDGMAKVWVNDETETLRAGQSVIIPAGCRHGFSNCGSETLHMEMTQAAPIFEATYQNKAEMALRWTDR
- a CDS encoding adenylate/guanylate cyclase domain-containing protein produces the protein MSAIELVTKQFRNTKRLDQLPKRVQEALETRERANEIMARLIQLTIVILFSVIYIVSPKTSPDEAFSPVPLVLGAYLIISVIGLIWSMRYRLPHWSVYGSILFDFGLLYSLMISFHLQYMQPASFILKAPTLLYVFIFIAIRALRFEARFVIAAGAMAAVGWGVMIFYVTRIDPGDNMLTRSYVEYLTSNSILIGAEVDKILSILLVTGVLTLVVNASKNLLVSAVTEEQAASDLSRFFDTSIASGIRQSADRLEAGEGENREAAILFVDIRGFTRTAATMEASDVMRTLSRYHSRVVPIIQECGGVIDKFMGDGIMATFSFDGDRAEASLRAVVAAERILRDADLWDTQEPALKAIGQNGIGIGIASGPVAFGAVGQENRLEITVIGSAVNHCAKLEKHNKVLGTRLIAAVDTWRDALSKGYHGGLTAEIRADSLEGIVQPQEIAVLSLKDETSPVSEDEGERIATVPAGVKPQTAPN